In Zunongwangia profunda SM-A87, the following proteins share a genomic window:
- a CDS encoding DUF7793 family protein: MMVDGTYAKMWISHGIFYFIYKEIYEIDGPMAKTIVSERLQLQNENSYPIFCDLRGVTTAQKQARDYLAIEGGNLTKALALLVEDELAMKVARLYVKASEPPYPTQIFTDKDEALSFLQDYIK, from the coding sequence ATGATGGTGGATGGTACATACGCAAAAATGTGGATTTCCCATGGAATTTTCTATTTTATCTATAAAGAGATATATGAGATTGACGGGCCCATGGCTAAGACGATTGTAAGTGAACGCTTACAACTTCAAAACGAGAATTCCTATCCTATATTTTGCGATTTACGAGGCGTGACCACAGCACAAAAGCAAGCCAGGGATTATTTGGCCATTGAAGGTGGCAATTTGACTAAAGCCCTCGCCCTGCTGGTAGAAGATGAGCTTGCCATGAAGGTTGCCCGCCTATATGTAAAAGCAAGCGAACCGCCTTATCCTACCCAGATATTTACTGATAAGGACGAGGCGCTTTCGTTTCTACAGGACTATATAAAGTAA
- a CDS encoding helix-turn-helix transcriptional regulator gives MKKQMSKEDKMRFDSLCNQIIEIACGNFMFRQDSPGRSDPFDTISLLLNMMSEEIEDSCFNPQQLMEHPELYFVIFLDKEYHISAYTPNTPQILQWDKEYRGRPVSEILSNISVKMLKEELRLNRDKNYRRLLFVDFVIKNIKFYRAFCTVQKMIGSDAHISYVMNVFRFKNKEREGGKRRTTARSSNSEKKESTATKSLVKQVRLYILRNLHKELPSLKELGLIHRTNKTKLKEEFKKMYGITIPRFHMQKRLEKGALLIRTTEIPISIISQKCGFKDHSHFSRKFRLQYGKTPSQYRIENFWSSS, from the coding sequence ATGAAAAAACAAATGAGTAAGGAGGATAAAATGAGATTCGATTCGTTATGCAATCAAATTATCGAGATTGCCTGTGGTAATTTTATGTTTCGACAAGATTCCCCTGGGCGTAGTGATCCTTTTGATACTATTTCATTATTATTGAACATGATGTCTGAGGAGATCGAGGATTCCTGTTTTAACCCCCAGCAGTTGATGGAACATCCCGAATTATATTTTGTGATTTTTTTGGATAAAGAGTATCACATTAGCGCATATACTCCCAACACCCCTCAAATACTGCAATGGGATAAAGAATACCGGGGCAGGCCGGTATCAGAAATTCTTTCAAATATTTCGGTTAAAATGTTAAAAGAGGAACTGCGTTTAAACCGAGATAAAAACTATCGGCGATTACTCTTTGTAGATTTTGTAATTAAAAATATTAAGTTCTATCGAGCTTTTTGTACTGTGCAGAAAATGATAGGCTCTGATGCCCATATTTCTTATGTAATGAATGTTTTTCGTTTCAAAAATAAAGAAAGGGAGGGTGGGAAAAGAAGGACTACTGCCAGATCCTCGAATTCAGAGAAAAAAGAAAGTACCGCAACAAAATCCCTGGTTAAGCAAGTGCGTTTATATATCCTTCGAAATCTTCATAAGGAGCTTCCTTCCCTTAAAGAATTGGGACTTATCCACCGTACTAATAAAACGAAGCTCAAAGAAGAATTTAAGAAGATGTATGGTATCACGATCCCGAGGTTTCATATGCAAAAGAGGCTGGAAAAAGGCGCCCTGTTAATCCGTACTACAGAAATACCGATTTCTATCATTAGCCAAAAATGCGGTTTTAAAGATCACTCTCATTTTTCCAGGAAGTTTAGGCTTCAATACGGGAAGACCCCTTCGCAATACAGAATAGAAAATTTCTGGTCATCATCATAA
- a CDS encoding DUF6520 family protein, with the protein MTNLFAQKVGEAENPSKSRYVLKLKTMKKLKVILPMLGIIFAIGLTFASVSPKSDPNVQAQDYVLVDGNWQAIPEQACTGGNETCRVQFGEEGPIYDLYDEMDVNTRKDDSVDGEPILIQP; encoded by the coding sequence ATGACAAATCTTTTTGCGCAGAAAGTAGGAGAAGCCGAAAATCCTTCAAAGAGTAGGTATGTATTAAAACTTAAAACCATGAAAAAGTTAAAAGTAATTTTACCGATGTTGGGAATCATTTTTGCCATAGGATTGACCTTTGCAAGCGTTAGTCCAAAGTCTGATCCAAATGTACAAGCTCAGGATTATGTTCTTGTAGATGGTAATTGGCAGGCCATCCCAGAGCAAGCATGTACGGGAGGTAATGAAACCTGTAGAGTTCAATTTGGAGAAGAAGGACCAATTTATGATCTCTATGACGAAATGGACGTGAATACACGAAAGGATGATAGTGTAGATGGAGAACCCATTTTAATTCAACCTTAG
- a CDS encoding bifunctional aminotransferase class I/II-fold pyridoxal phosphate-dependent enzyme/GNAT family N-acetyltransferase encodes MAKVKHNNFLDTVDEVITNATNAGVIHLQATGDALNGRYITINGKPSYHFGTTGYLGLEQDRRLKNAAKEAIEKYGTQFPLSKTYISHPLYAPLEEKIFEMYGHPILITKNSTLGHLAVIPTAVRYGDAVILDHQVHWSVQSATEVLKSKGITVRMIRHSNMDMLEHAIKALQNKARKIWYMADGVYSMYGDFSPLQDLMELSKKYPQLHLYIDDVHGMSWKGPYGTGYVMSVLKELPQNILLFGTLSKTFGASGAVLVCPDKKLHQKIKNFGGPLTFSAQLEPASVAAATASANIHLSPEIYALQSELEQKINYFNHLVALTDLPLVHKNSSPVFYIGTGRPATGYNFVKKMIDAGFFVNLGLFPAVPVKNTGVRITISRHNKLKDIKVLVDAMIHHFPIAMTDTHTDLSKIHKSFGMPQPKEHHTLATPFEELQLEYTESIQQINKTEWDTCFSGKGTFDWDGLAFLEKVFTNNQLQEHNWGFHYITIKDQDAKIILAAPLTSALLKNDMLSEVNTSKAIEELRIEDPYYMTDVALSLGSVFSEGAHLFLNDAHPKHLQATGLFLEKLEEIKTRVGAQLIILRDFEKTNTLNTFLHEQGFIAIALPDACELTNIHWKSEEQYLNILSKRSRKHFRKEIKVFENYFTLSIIKDPSPSEIDQFYRLFQQVWRHNLGINTFMFPKKLFVEMGKHQNWEFLVLTLNANLEPSANVIGVMFCTHSGHTYIPSLVGMDYDQNKKFNTYRQLLYQTIKRANELNCTKVDLGFSASFEKRKLGAKLIPKVAYIQADDNFSLEALDWLRKN; translated from the coding sequence ATGGCTAAGGTTAAACACAATAATTTCCTGGATACCGTTGATGAAGTCATCACTAATGCCACCAATGCCGGGGTCATCCATTTACAGGCAACGGGCGATGCGTTAAATGGACGGTATATAACTATTAATGGAAAACCTTCATATCATTTCGGAACAACAGGTTACCTGGGTCTTGAACAAGATAGACGGTTAAAAAATGCCGCGAAAGAGGCTATTGAAAAGTATGGCACACAATTTCCCTTATCCAAAACATATATTTCACATCCGCTCTATGCGCCGCTAGAAGAAAAGATTTTCGAAATGTATGGACACCCCATACTTATCACAAAAAATAGTACCCTGGGGCATTTAGCCGTAATTCCGACGGCTGTTCGGTACGGCGATGCCGTGATACTGGACCACCAGGTGCACTGGAGTGTTCAAAGTGCGACCGAGGTATTAAAGTCAAAAGGAATAACCGTGCGAATGATCCGACATAGCAATATGGATATGCTGGAACACGCTATCAAAGCATTACAAAATAAAGCCAGGAAAATTTGGTATATGGCAGATGGGGTGTATTCTATGTACGGGGATTTTTCCCCTTTACAGGATTTGATGGAGTTATCGAAAAAATATCCCCAGTTACATCTCTATATTGATGATGTACACGGAATGAGCTGGAAAGGACCATACGGTACGGGATATGTGATGTCGGTATTAAAAGAGCTTCCCCAAAATATACTACTGTTTGGTACACTGAGTAAAACTTTTGGAGCCAGTGGCGCAGTACTAGTTTGCCCTGATAAGAAATTACATCAAAAGATTAAAAATTTTGGAGGGCCTCTTACATTTTCTGCCCAGCTGGAACCAGCCTCTGTGGCTGCCGCAACTGCTTCGGCCAATATTCATCTATCTCCCGAGATCTATGCGTTACAATCAGAATTGGAACAAAAAATCAATTACTTCAATCATTTAGTGGCGTTAACAGATTTGCCGCTGGTACATAAAAACAGCTCCCCGGTATTTTACATTGGCACCGGACGACCTGCCACCGGGTATAATTTTGTTAAGAAAATGATCGATGCCGGATTTTTTGTAAACCTTGGATTGTTTCCGGCTGTTCCCGTTAAGAATACCGGGGTTAGGATAACGATTTCCAGACATAACAAATTAAAGGATATCAAGGTATTAGTGGATGCGATGATCCATCATTTTCCCATAGCAATGACAGACACCCATACTGACCTAAGCAAGATTCACAAATCATTTGGAATGCCGCAACCTAAAGAGCATCATACTTTAGCTACACCGTTTGAGGAATTACAGCTGGAATATACCGAAAGCATTCAACAGATAAACAAAACGGAATGGGATACCTGTTTTTCCGGAAAAGGTACGTTCGACTGGGACGGTCTTGCATTTTTGGAAAAGGTCTTTACCAACAATCAATTACAGGAGCATAACTGGGGATTTCACTATATCACGATAAAGGATCAAGACGCCAAGATAATCTTGGCAGCCCCGCTTACTAGTGCACTCTTAAAAAATGACATGCTTTCCGAGGTAAATACCTCAAAAGCCATCGAAGAATTGCGGATAGAAGATCCCTATTATATGACCGATGTGGCACTATCCCTAGGTTCTGTTTTTTCAGAGGGCGCTCATTTATTCTTAAACGATGCTCATCCAAAGCATCTTCAAGCCACAGGATTATTTCTCGAGAAACTTGAGGAAATAAAAACCAGAGTTGGTGCTCAACTTATTATATTAAGGGATTTTGAAAAAACAAATACTTTGAACACTTTCCTCCATGAGCAGGGTTTTATTGCCATAGCTTTACCCGATGCTTGTGAACTTACCAATATCCATTGGAAGAGTGAAGAGCAGTATTTGAATATACTTAGTAAACGATCCAGAAAGCATTTTAGAAAAGAGATTAAAGTTTTTGAAAACTATTTTACCCTATCGATAATAAAAGATCCATCCCCTTCTGAAATTGATCAATTCTATAGATTGTTCCAACAGGTGTGGCGCCATAACTTAGGGATTAACACCTTTATGTTTCCAAAAAAATTGTTTGTGGAAATGGGGAAACATCAAAATTGGGAGTTTTTAGTCCTCACATTGAATGCAAACCTTGAGCCCTCGGCAAACGTTATTGGTGTGATGTTTTGCACCCATTCGGGACATACGTATATTCCTAGCTTAGTAGGCATGGATTATGATCAAAACAAAAAATTTAATACCTATCGACAACTACTATATCAAACCATTAAAAGAGCAAATGAGCTTAATTGTACCAAGGTAGATTTAGGATTTAGCGCGAGTTTCGAAAAAAGAAAATTAGGAGCAAAATTAATCCCAAAAGTAGCCTATATTCAGGCAGATGATAACTTTAGTCTTGAAGCCCTGGACTGGCTTAGAAAAAATTGA
- a CDS encoding M16 family metallopeptidase, which yields MMAIKKCISIAMILILKLHTWGLAAQSFPPQVTNDPIPLDNSVRYGTLDNGFTYYIKKTQEPKKEVYMKLAVKAGSFFETRSQEGYAHLLEHVALFNKNPTDFHARVKYQGMIPRAQTGQVVTKYQIVIPDANNEKIALGLNALKSWAAEIKFDQSQVAVQRGAVLGEMRTKNPYQQWLNKKYGEILLQNVEFPIYSKERLVKKLKHFNMGPLKKFYKDWYRPDRQAAIIVGDINLDSIQILIEKNFSDLNNPKNQKDDEDIIKRFAIELKGNNQYVTFKDSIDPGRRLTMFIKEKNHDYNKISKRDFYHMFLQKMVNYIAEKRSQKFQKQYDPPFANYINRHTTSNGFKEQVVVSAMEVNLDDHPTAIDKQIYAALTGYKSLFSGITDQEVQEARKLLKSEFSMAYKNNVNLAEAYLDNFIQGSAVPSTKTQTELYDLLSAIKVSEVQQFADKKASLLENKDFIFINIPKNSLPGTKKMIDLLKEVANTPIAFNPPILNMELSDSILKFSGGSNTKGDASTNLIGVTRVKLTNGIDVWLKPSKPRSEVFKNQIEILGFKPLVTGHNNKNILSKILAHSYASYAGAGGFNKFQVAHYLEEHHLKLHFGTDENDFVIKGTFKEKNLEDFLKLFFLKIQLPDKDTAAFTSWKEKEKALLAIRGGSDFFRGEIKKIWYPDAPSVDKEILDTISRELLLSAYQKHFSDFKNYTFIITGDFTTDLLLKKVQKYFAALPVSKKEDDLEHVSKAFSLRKRNDTIRLERLNQAFAEIYYPVKIKTPVDSKSQVILDIINSGFNEQINKRLRIGSYSPRASGYWLDKKKGIYTFFVNFDSELGNEQRMLDYAEEEVMKFRKTGVDQDWLDATIDLKLNEYQRNINSFGYFNFWPDYLKKAIKNKENPENWILQYPSLLKNFISLEEINEAIQNYLSTAYQQTFLILPKETVY from the coding sequence ATGATGGCTATTAAAAAATGTATATCTATCGCGATGATCCTAATCCTCAAACTTCATACCTGGGGGTTGGCTGCTCAATCCTTCCCCCCTCAGGTAACTAATGATCCCATTCCATTAGACAACAGTGTGCGGTATGGAACCCTGGATAATGGCTTTACGTATTATATAAAGAAAACCCAAGAGCCTAAAAAGGAAGTCTATATGAAGCTTGCCGTCAAAGCAGGTTCCTTTTTCGAGACGCGATCCCAGGAAGGATATGCCCATCTTCTGGAACATGTAGCGCTATTTAATAAGAATCCAACTGATTTTCATGCCAGGGTAAAGTATCAAGGGATGATCCCTCGAGCCCAAACAGGACAAGTTGTTACGAAATACCAGATCGTTATCCCCGATGCTAATAATGAAAAAATAGCATTAGGATTAAATGCACTAAAATCCTGGGCAGCAGAAATAAAGTTTGATCAATCTCAGGTAGCTGTTCAACGGGGTGCCGTTCTGGGGGAAATGAGAACTAAGAATCCTTATCAGCAATGGCTGAATAAGAAGTATGGAGAAATACTATTACAAAATGTTGAATTTCCAATATACTCCAAGGAAAGATTGGTAAAAAAACTTAAACATTTCAACATGGGCCCATTAAAGAAATTCTATAAAGATTGGTATAGGCCTGATAGGCAAGCTGCGATTATCGTTGGGGATATAAATCTTGACAGTATTCAAATCTTGATTGAGAAAAATTTTTCGGATTTAAACAATCCAAAAAACCAGAAAGATGATGAAGATATTATAAAAAGATTCGCAATTGAGCTTAAAGGAAATAATCAATATGTAACATTTAAAGACAGTATTGATCCCGGGAGAAGGTTAACGATGTTTATAAAGGAGAAAAATCACGATTATAATAAAATTTCAAAAAGAGATTTTTATCATATGTTTTTGCAAAAAATGGTTAATTATATAGCTGAAAAGCGGTCTCAAAAATTTCAGAAACAGTATGATCCTCCCTTCGCTAATTATATAAACCGGCATACCACATCTAATGGTTTTAAAGAACAGGTAGTAGTGTCGGCTATGGAGGTAAATTTAGATGATCATCCCACAGCTATTGATAAACAGATTTATGCTGCCTTAACGGGATATAAATCATTATTTTCAGGAATAACAGATCAGGAAGTACAAGAAGCCCGGAAACTACTAAAATCAGAATTTAGCATGGCTTACAAAAACAATGTAAACCTTGCCGAGGCTTACCTTGATAATTTTATTCAAGGATCTGCCGTGCCTTCTACGAAAACACAAACAGAACTTTATGATCTTTTATCTGCGATAAAAGTAAGCGAGGTACAGCAATTTGCCGATAAGAAGGCCAGCCTACTTGAAAATAAAGACTTTATTTTCATTAATATCCCTAAAAATAGTCTACCGGGTACAAAGAAAATGATAGACCTATTAAAAGAGGTTGCTAATACCCCTATCGCTTTCAATCCTCCCATACTTAACATGGAACTATCCGATAGTATTTTAAAATTTAGTGGTGGCAGTAATACTAAAGGTGATGCATCCACAAACCTAATAGGGGTTACCCGGGTTAAGTTAACTAATGGAATTGATGTATGGTTAAAGCCTTCCAAACCAAGATCAGAGGTATTTAAAAACCAAATAGAAATTTTGGGTTTTAAACCACTGGTTACCGGCCATAACAATAAAAATATACTATCGAAAATATTAGCCCATTCTTATGCTTCTTACGCAGGGGCCGGAGGTTTTAATAAATTTCAGGTGGCTCACTATTTAGAAGAACATCATCTAAAACTCCATTTTGGAACGGATGAAAACGATTTTGTTATCAAAGGAACATTTAAGGAGAAGAATTTGGAAGATTTTTTAAAATTATTTTTTCTAAAAATACAGCTACCCGATAAAGATACGGCTGCCTTTACTTCCTGGAAGGAAAAAGAAAAAGCTTTACTTGCCATCAGGGGGGGATCGGATTTTTTTCGAGGGGAAATCAAAAAAATCTGGTATCCGGATGCCCCATCTGTTGACAAAGAAATTTTAGATACCATAAGCAGAGAACTTTTACTTAGTGCATATCAAAAACACTTTTCCGATTTTAAGAATTACACCTTTATTATAACCGGAGACTTTACTACTGACCTACTGCTTAAAAAAGTACAGAAGTATTTTGCAGCCTTGCCTGTATCCAAAAAAGAAGATGATCTAGAACATGTTTCAAAAGCGTTCAGTTTAAGAAAACGAAACGATACCATCAGACTTGAAAGATTAAATCAGGCTTTTGCAGAAATCTATTATCCTGTAAAGATCAAAACTCCGGTCGATAGCAAATCACAGGTGATACTGGATATCATTAATTCGGGTTTTAATGAACAGATCAATAAAAGGTTACGAATAGGATCATATAGTCCACGGGCTAGTGGATACTGGCTGGATAAAAAAAAAGGGATATATACATTCTTCGTCAATTTTGATAGTGAATTGGGCAATGAACAACGTATGCTTGATTATGCCGAAGAGGAGGTTATGAAATTCCGAAAAACCGGGGTCGACCAAGATTGGTTGGATGCTACAATAGATTTAAAACTAAACGAATATCAACGCAACATCAATAGTTTTGGCTATTTCAATTTCTGGCCAGACTACCTTAAAAAGGCCATTAAAAATAAAGAAAACCCAGAGAATTGGATATTGCAATATCCCTCGCTTTTAAAAAATTTCATATCCCTGGAGGAAATCAATGAAGCTATTCAGAATTACCTTAGTACAGCATATCAGCAAACATTTCTGATCCTACCAAAAGAAACGGTGTATTAG